A portion of the Carcharodon carcharias isolate sCarCar2 chromosome 18, sCarCar2.pri, whole genome shotgun sequence genome contains these proteins:
- the trim13 gene encoding tripartite motif-containing 13, with translation MELFEEELTCPICCCLFEDPRVLPCSHNFCKQCLEGILEGSGRGMQCKVPFKCPTCRKETPAMGIGNLQVNYSLRGIIEKYNRIRVIPKIPICRKHSGQPLNIFCSTDLQLICGFCATMGDHEGHSFCAIKDAYREEREAFDGLFQGLETWCSADVQSCLEKLESDKKKSLQLISKDAKKVMEYFTKLQHTLEQKKNEVLSDFETMKLVVMQAYDPEINKLKMILEEQKRAFAMAETFKDVTDPVLFLQQMQEFRNKIKVVKETPLPSCTDVEVHPVMKNFNTSRWDRVRLKDVDKVTLPTENYTFRFKNPTKKSGRVLAVSIICLLLFIMAFCHCEVILESVEALKSHMTTLTGLLRYSEIVGILSLGCQGCKNIIHELWQHVAEFVQI, from the coding sequence ATGGAATTGTTTGAAGAAGAGTTGACCTGTCCCATCTGTTGCTGTCTATTTGAAGACCCACGAGTTCTCCCTTGCTCACACAATTTTTGCAAGCAATGTTTAGAAGGCATCTTGGAAGGAAGTGGGAGAGGTATGCAATGCAAAGTTCCTTTCAAATGTCCAACCTGTCGCAAAGAAACCCCTGCCATGGGAATTGGCAATTTGCAGGTGAATTATTCGTTGAGGGGAATAATAGAGAAGTACAACAGGATTCGGGTCATACCTAAAATTCCGATTTGCAGGAAGCATAGTGGGCAGCCACTGAACATCTTTTGCTCAACAGACCTTCAATTAATCTGTGGGTTTTGCGCTACCATGGGAGATCATGAAGGACATTCCTTCTGTGCCATCAAGGATGcctacagagaggagagagaagcattTGATGGGCTTTTCCAAGGGCTAGAAACCTGGTGTTCTGCTGATGTGCAGTCGTGTCTGGAGAAGTTAGAAAGCGACAAGAAAAAATCCCTACAGTTAATAAGCAAGGATGCAAAAAAGGTGATGGAATATTTTACCAAGTTGCAGCACACACTGGAGCAGAAGAAGAATGAGGTTCTTTCAGATTTTGAAACCATGAAGCTGGTGGTGATGCAGGCCTATGATCCAGAGATAAATAAATTGAAGATGATCCTAGAAGAACAGAAAAGGGCTTTTGCTATGGCAGAGACATTTAAGGATGTCACTGATCCAGTCTTATTTCTACAGCAGATGCAAGAGTTTCGCAATAAAATTAAAGTCGTAAAGGAAACCCCATTGCCTTCCTGCACAGATGTTGAGGTGCATCCTGTAATGAAAAATTTTAACACAAGCCGTTGGGATAGGGTGAGACTGAAGGATGTTGATAAAGTTACTTTACCTACAGAAAATTATACCTTCAGATTCAAAAACCCCACTAAAAAGTCGGGCAGAGTACTTGCAGTTTCTATTATCTGCCTCCTGCTTTTTATCATGGCATTCTGTCATTGTGAGGTAATACTTGAGAGTGTTGAGGCTTTGAAAAGTCATATGACCACACTCACTGGCTTATTGCGCTATAGTGAGATTGTGGGTATACTTTCACTTGGGTGTCAAGGGTGTAAAAATATCATCCACGAGCTGTGGCAGCACGTAGCAGAATTTGTGCAAATATAA
- the LOC121290401 gene encoding putative potassium channel regulatory protein, with the protein MSKGEVVILNVGGMKFTTFTATLKRYQDSKLARMLEGGDPDFRVVNGQLFVDRDGSLFRYVLDFLRTRQITLPPEFSDYDSLMREADFYHLPILVDLLNQDRLKQRLEILEVRFSLQETYSFFRIFCSCNSTIETLAGRITVSAEQPGQNWNYSLSANRLLVPNPLQRPSHHDLVFQCGTDYSAGDEFSTRYVSIQPDQRKLINGSNVLGLLVDTLLREGFRLISTRTVSPKEKIECYTFERTRKNELVSTSVEQEGANANAAHFKAEKLQFKRK; encoded by the exons ATGAGTAAAGGAGAGGTGGTAATTCTGAATGTTGGTGGGATGAAGTTCACTACCTTTACTGCCACGCTTAAGAGATATCAAGACTCCAAGTTGGCAAGAATGTTGGAAGGAGGTGACCCTGACTTCCGAGTGGTCAACGGGCAGCTTTTTGTAGACCGGGATGGCAGTTTATTTCGGTATGTCCTGGACTTCCTGAGGACCCGTCAGATCACTCTTCCTCCAGAATTCTCAGATTATGACAGCCTGATGAGGGAGGCAGATTTTTACCACCTACCAATTTTGGTTGATCTCCTCAACCAGGATCGACTTAAGCAGAGGCTCGAGATTCTGGAGGTGAGGTTCTCTCTCCAGGAAACCTATTCTTTTTTCCGAATCTTCTGTTCCTGCAATAGCACCATTGAAACATTAGCCGGTCGCATTACAGTGTCTGCAGAGCAGCCTGGCCAAAACTGGAACTATTCTCTCTCGGCTAACAGACTCTTGGTTCCAAATCCATTGCAGAGACCTTCTCACCACGATCTGGTCTTCCAGTGTGGAACTGACTATTCAGCTGGGGATGAGTTCTCAACAAG GTACGTGTCCATTCAACCTGATCAAAGAAAACTTATCAATGGTAGCAATGTCCTGGGATTACTTGTGGACACTTTGTTGAGAGAAGGGTTCCGTCTTATAAGCACCCGGACAGTTTCGCCCAAGGAGAAGATTGAATGCTACACGTTTGAACGAACCAGGAAAAATGAACTTGTCAGCACGTCAGTTGAACAAGAAGGAGCAAATGCAAATGCAGCACATTTTAAGGCAGAAAAATTACAGTTCAAAAGGAAGTAA